A single region of the Corallococcus caeni genome encodes:
- a CDS encoding serine hydrolase domain-containing protein has protein sequence MAVLHRGLRVGMALLASFMTPACGPEAPVGTGLEVGELGLEVDPAPLPPLNREALRQAIAGLPNAEVSGALVRVTGADGRWLGTSGVADVRTGAPVPADAHFRIGSMTKTFTATVVLQLAAEGRVDLDRPVQDYLPRLLPAGVYAPITVRQLLNHTHGLPGVPVPQKAPEWFFENRFRRFSPRELVSLALPPGPRFAPGTRQEYGNIGYIVAGLLIEQVTGRPYGDAVRERILRPLHLRDTFVPGNDVTIPGRHAHGYEEVTPEDGPCPAGAIPYGTRCLVDVTEASQSVPWAAGEMISTAEDLDRFLVALFQGRLLPRKQLEELFTVPDLPGASYSAGLTRYEINGVLFWGKSGDRHGYNNGMGATRDLRRRLVYSVNTLHMGGDQPAIAARIIAAALQGPSRP, from the coding sequence ATGGCTGTCCTGCACCGCGGACTGCGGGTTGGTATGGCATTGCTCGCGAGCTTCATGACCCCCGCCTGCGGGCCCGAGGCTCCGGTGGGAACCGGGCTGGAGGTGGGCGAACTGGGGCTGGAGGTGGACCCCGCGCCCCTGCCGCCCCTGAACCGCGAGGCGCTGCGGCAGGCCATCGCGGGGCTGCCCAACGCGGAGGTGTCCGGTGCCCTGGTCCGGGTGACCGGCGCGGACGGCCGCTGGCTGGGGACGTCCGGGGTGGCCGACGTCCGCACCGGCGCCCCGGTGCCGGCGGACGCGCACTTCCGCATTGGCAGCATGACGAAGACGTTCACGGCCACCGTCGTGCTGCAGCTCGCCGCCGAGGGACGCGTGGACCTGGACCGGCCCGTCCAGGACTACCTGCCGCGCCTGCTGCCCGCGGGCGTCTACGCGCCCATCACCGTGCGCCAGCTGCTCAATCACACCCACGGCCTGCCCGGCGTGCCGGTGCCGCAGAAGGCCCCGGAGTGGTTCTTCGAGAACCGGTTCCGGCGCTTCAGCCCCCGCGAGCTCGTCTCGCTGGCGCTCCCGCCGGGCCCGCGCTTCGCCCCGGGCACGCGGCAGGAGTACGGCAACATCGGCTACATCGTCGCGGGCCTGCTCATCGAACAGGTGACGGGCCGCCCCTACGGGGACGCGGTGCGGGAGCGCATCCTCCGGCCGCTGCACCTGCGGGACACCTTCGTGCCCGGCAACGACGTGACGATCCCCGGGCGGCATGCGCATGGCTACGAGGAGGTCACTCCCGAGGACGGGCCGTGTCCGGCGGGCGCCATCCCCTACGGCACGCGGTGCCTGGTGGACGTCACCGAAGCCAGCCAGTCCGTCCCCTGGGCCGCCGGAGAGATGATCTCCACCGCCGAGGACCTGGACCGCTTCCTCGTCGCGCTCTTCCAGGGCCGGCTGCTGCCGCGCAAGCAATTGGAGGAGCTGTTCACCGTCCCGGACCTGCCCGGCGCCAGCTACAGCGCGGGCCTCACCCGCTATGAAATCAACGGCGTCCTCTTCTGGGGCAAGAGCGGCGACCGGCACGGCTACAACAACGGGATGGGCGCCACGCGCGACCTGCGCCGGCGCCTCGTCTACTCGGTCAACACGCTCCACATGGGCGGTGACCAACCCGCCATCGCCGCGCGCATCATCGCGGCGGCCCTGCAGGGGCCCTCCCGACCTTGA
- a CDS encoding lipocalin family protein, whose amino-acid sequence MARPKSPLVWILLAVGGACAFCCTGTLGLMALGLFAGDSDTPGTPAAANRAHGGSPGEPGGFAFDAPQGWKTQQDGRFILEWDERGDTLGVEALRLPAVPGLDDAEGKVARLWQERVGADWNDVKPNPLVMRRFVANGARAFFTAAVVRAKNNGRTFRVSLYLVEAGDRLEPLVFIQSFMSPPGSAGEEMSASFSWNTSYTRVEEALKGVRGSPVGLPLVDDAEVVGHFIYGTSTGAQWVNTYTGSTTMTAVSYSIDYTFGANHAFQYKYAGASGQVGAMRFGSEDDQGTWSVKHDVLTLTGAKRTRRYLLIGAARSPEGKRTLYLMSEHPGWSLAPGAIGQNGELYVAAD is encoded by the coding sequence ATGGCCCGTCCCAAGAGCCCCCTCGTCTGGATCCTCCTCGCGGTCGGAGGCGCCTGCGCGTTCTGCTGCACCGGCACCCTGGGGCTCATGGCCCTGGGCCTCTTCGCCGGAGACAGCGACACCCCCGGGACTCCCGCCGCCGCGAACAGGGCGCACGGCGGCAGCCCGGGGGAGCCCGGCGGCTTCGCGTTCGACGCGCCCCAGGGTTGGAAGACCCAGCAGGACGGACGGTTCATCCTCGAGTGGGACGAGCGGGGTGACACCCTGGGCGTGGAGGCGCTCCGGCTGCCGGCCGTGCCCGGGCTCGACGACGCCGAGGGCAAGGTCGCGCGGCTGTGGCAGGAACGCGTGGGCGCGGACTGGAACGACGTGAAGCCGAACCCGCTGGTGATGCGGCGCTTCGTGGCCAACGGCGCCCGCGCCTTCTTCACCGCGGCGGTGGTGCGCGCGAAGAACAACGGCCGGACCTTCCGCGTGAGCCTCTACCTGGTGGAGGCGGGCGACCGGCTGGAGCCGCTGGTGTTCATCCAGAGCTTCATGAGCCCGCCGGGCAGTGCGGGCGAGGAAATGTCGGCCTCGTTCTCCTGGAACACGTCCTACACCCGGGTGGAGGAAGCGCTGAAGGGCGTGCGAGGGAGCCCCGTGGGCCTGCCGCTGGTGGACGACGCGGAGGTGGTGGGCCACTTCATCTACGGCACCAGCACCGGAGCCCAGTGGGTCAACACCTATACCGGGAGCACCACCATGACGGCGGTCTCCTACAGCATCGACTACACCTTCGGCGCCAATCACGCATTTCAATACAAGTACGCGGGCGCGTCCGGGCAGGTGGGCGCGATGAGGTTCGGCTCCGAGGACGACCAGGGCACCTGGAGCGTGAAGCACGACGTGCTGACGCTCACCGGAGCGAAGCGGACACGCCGCTACCTGCTCATCGGGGCGGCGCGCTCGCCGGAGGGCAAGCGCACGCTCTACCTCATGAGCGAACACCCGGGCTGGTCCCTGGCCCCGGGCGCCATCGGGCAGAACGGCGAGCTGTACGTGGCAGCGGACTGA
- a CDS encoding AraC family transcriptional regulator, producing MTPRHSLLAQIGADIVRFQDASAEFDAAVGAVLALGRAELTCLAQLHFGGPAPLSAVARGADVERLELAGYVQREGTGNGRRLALTGHAREWIETLWGPLQADGLQLMSPLPDAELKVIARFLSEARASQDRHAARVSKLLQQPGGTRAARRRGGLSAAALHRVRLFIEAHLARRIRVGELAQRSGLSVFYFTRAFRQSMGMTPHAYVQQRRVERARGLLSHTTRSLGDIALEVGFSSQSHFTTVFRRLTGLTPAVLRRAGR from the coding sequence ATGACGCCCCGGCACTCCCTCCTCGCCCAGATTGGCGCCGACATCGTCCGCTTCCAGGATGCCTCCGCGGAGTTCGACGCGGCCGTGGGAGCGGTGCTCGCGCTCGGCCGCGCGGAGCTGACCTGCCTGGCGCAGCTGCACTTCGGAGGCCCCGCGCCCCTGAGCGCGGTCGCGCGAGGCGCCGACGTGGAGCGGCTGGAGCTCGCCGGCTACGTCCAGCGGGAAGGCACCGGGAATGGCAGACGGCTCGCGCTCACCGGGCACGCGCGCGAATGGATTGAGACCCTGTGGGGCCCCCTCCAGGCGGATGGCCTGCAATTGATGTCACCCCTGCCGGACGCGGAGCTGAAGGTCATCGCCCGCTTCCTGAGCGAGGCGCGGGCGTCGCAGGACCGCCATGCCGCCCGCGTGTCGAAGCTGCTCCAGCAGCCAGGAGGCACACGGGCCGCGCGGCGGCGCGGTGGCCTCTCCGCCGCCGCGCTCCATCGCGTGAGGCTCTTCATCGAAGCGCACCTCGCGCGGAGGATCCGCGTGGGGGAGCTGGCCCAGCGCTCGGGCCTGAGCGTGTTCTATTTCACCCGCGCCTTCCGCCAGTCCATGGGCATGACACCGCATGCCTACGTGCAGCAGCGGAGGGTGGAGCGGGCGCGCGGCCTGTTGAGCCACACGACCCGCTCCCTCGGAGACATCGCGCTGGAGGTCGGCTTCAGCTCACAGAGTCACTTCACCACGGTGTTCCGCCGGCTGACGGGCCTCACGCCCGCCGTCCTGCGGCGCGCGGGCCGCTGA
- a CDS encoding anthrone oxygenase family protein has product MMNLKPSAAEILLWLFVLNLGVAFGAGLYEHRISLPRWLDATGAHWSAEAARQDDVGRRFWGLVNTGPLTLLTLASLYFATQATGPLRAWWLGAALVALVDRLLTFAYFIPTMVRLMQSVDSPAAVETAMRWARMNHLRHALAAGAWFAALQALSWLRVKGGA; this is encoded by the coding sequence ATGATGAACCTGAAGCCCTCCGCGGCGGAAATCCTGTTGTGGCTCTTCGTGCTGAACCTCGGCGTCGCGTTCGGTGCGGGGCTCTATGAGCACCGCATCTCGCTGCCCCGCTGGCTCGACGCCACGGGCGCGCACTGGTCCGCGGAGGCGGCGCGACAGGATGACGTGGGGCGGCGCTTCTGGGGGCTGGTGAATACGGGACCGCTGACGCTGCTCACCCTGGCGAGCCTCTACTTCGCCACGCAGGCCACGGGGCCGCTGCGCGCCTGGTGGCTCGGGGCCGCGCTGGTGGCGCTCGTGGACCGGCTCCTGACCTTCGCGTACTTCATCCCCACGATGGTCCGGCTGATGCAGTCCGTTGACTCTCCGGCCGCCGTGGAGACCGCGATGCGGTGGGCGCGGATGAACCACCTGCGCCATGCGCTCGCGGCGGGGGCGTGGTTCGCGGCCCTTCAAGCCCTGTCATGGCTGCGCGTGAAGGGCGGCGCGTGA
- a CDS encoding DUF3224 domain-containing protein, which translates to MTKRANGPFDVKLTPMAPEAGVVEGAPGRMALDKRFHGALEATSQGQMLAVRTAVEGSAGYVAMERVSGTLDGRSGTFALQHFGVMTRGAPHLVISVVPDSGTGELTGLAGSMTIDIAPGGKHSYDFQYTLPDKA; encoded by the coding sequence ATGACGAAGCGCGCGAACGGCCCTTTCGACGTCAAGCTCACCCCCATGGCACCGGAGGCCGGAGTGGTGGAGGGGGCTCCGGGCCGGATGGCGCTCGACAAGCGCTTTCATGGAGCGCTGGAGGCCACGAGCCAGGGGCAGATGCTCGCGGTGCGGACGGCGGTGGAGGGGTCCGCGGGGTACGTCGCGATGGAGCGCGTCAGCGGGACGCTGGACGGCCGGAGCGGCACCTTCGCGCTCCAGCACTTCGGGGTGATGACGCGCGGTGCGCCCCACCTCGTCATCTCCGTGGTGCCGGACTCCGGAACCGGCGAGCTCACGGGGCTCGCCGGCTCCATGACCATCGACATCGCCCCGGGCGGGAAGCACTCCTACGACTTCCAGTACACCCTCCCGGACAAGGCGTAG
- a CDS encoding intradiol ring-cleavage dioxygenase, whose translation MHLSDDERNHHHGLQQDLRVLAKRTDRRELLRWMAFTSLIPIIGCGGTDSSGGSGDTSGCARIPEETAGPYPGDGSNGANALVLSGIVRGDIRSSIAGASGVAAGIPLTITLTLVASDGSCTPLRGYAIYLWHCDQAGRYSMYSSGVTSENYLRGVQVTDEEGKVTFTSIFPACYSGRWPHIHFEIYPSVEATSSSRNKVATSQLALPEDSCDAVYATSGYSQSVRNLGQVSLSSDNVFSDGASTQLATVTGNTTDGYAASLVVGIQV comes from the coding sequence ATGCACTTGAGCGACGACGAACGGAACCACCACCACGGACTCCAGCAGGACCTGCGGGTCCTGGCGAAGCGCACGGACCGGCGGGAGCTGCTGCGCTGGATGGCCTTCACCAGCCTCATCCCCATCATCGGCTGCGGTGGGACTGACTCCAGCGGCGGCAGCGGTGACACGTCGGGCTGTGCGAGGATTCCGGAGGAGACGGCCGGCCCCTATCCCGGCGACGGCTCCAACGGGGCCAACGCCCTGGTGCTGTCGGGCATCGTCCGCGGCGACATCCGCTCCAGCATCGCGGGCGCGAGCGGCGTCGCGGCGGGCATCCCGCTCACCATCACCCTCACGCTGGTCGCCAGCGACGGCAGCTGCACGCCGCTGCGCGGCTACGCCATCTACCTGTGGCACTGCGACCAGGCGGGGCGGTACTCCATGTACTCGTCGGGCGTCACCAGCGAGAACTACCTGCGCGGGGTGCAGGTGACGGATGAAGAGGGCAAGGTGACCTTCACCAGCATCTTCCCCGCCTGCTACAGCGGCCGCTGGCCGCACATCCACTTCGAAATCTACCCCTCGGTGGAGGCGACCTCCTCCTCGCGCAACAAGGTGGCCACGTCCCAGCTGGCCCTGCCGGAGGACAGCTGCGACGCGGTCTACGCCACGTCTGGCTATTCGCAGAGCGTCCGCAACCTGGGCCAGGTCTCCCTCTCCAGCGACAACGTGTTCAGCGACGGCGCGTCCACCCAGCTGGCGACCGTGACGGGCAACACCACGGACGGCTATGCCGCCTCCCTGGTGGTGGGCATCCAGGTCTGA
- a CDS encoding DUF4437 domain-containing protein, with product MKTLPKLVAAVAVVSAFTFAAAKGKESAAFQQTAYDKLTWTQMMPGGPSVHVLWGDMKKGPYALLMKFPAGFDSGPHTHSADYHGVLVKGRMTNTSEGAAEAGAVEAGSTWDQPGKVVHRNQCAADAECVVLIAQDKPFDFAPAKAK from the coding sequence GTGAAGACCCTGCCCAAGCTCGTCGCCGCCGTCGCCGTCGTGTCCGCGTTCACCTTCGCCGCCGCCAAGGGCAAGGAGTCCGCCGCGTTCCAGCAGACCGCCTATGACAAGCTCACCTGGACGCAGATGATGCCCGGCGGCCCGTCCGTGCACGTCCTCTGGGGCGACATGAAGAAGGGCCCGTACGCCCTGCTGATGAAGTTCCCCGCCGGGTTCGACTCCGGGCCGCACACCCACTCCGCCGACTACCACGGCGTGCTGGTGAAGGGCCGCATGACGAACACCAGCGAGGGCGCCGCGGAGGCCGGCGCCGTGGAGGCGGGCAGCACCTGGGACCAGCCCGGCAAGGTGGTGCACCGCAACCAGTGCGCGGCGGACGCCGAGTGCGTGGTGCTCATCGCCCAGGACAAGCCCTTCGACTTCGCGCCCGCCAAGGCGAAGTGA
- a CDS encoding LysR family transcriptional regulator translates to MPEWSDLRHFLAIAREGNLSAAARRLKVDQTTVGRRLAVLEKELGARLFDRTPTGLRPTAVALRILPAAEAVEAEALRVERLASGEDLRPSGPVTVTATDSFLVHNVMPWLAGFQARHPEIELQLLSGYEALSLVRREADVAIRLVRPQEASLRARKVAAIGVVPFASKAYLARRGPVRWDAGLQGHAVVGYAQDSRRWPESKWLDVHAAKATVAVRLTSILGLLQAAREGLGVALLPAYFGHLHAELVPLRDALPELERTVWLVFHEDLAHNARVRAVVDFLAETIGAQAEALARPPSRPRKKRAR, encoded by the coding sequence ATGCCCGAATGGAGCGACCTGCGGCACTTCCTGGCCATCGCGAGGGAGGGCAACCTCTCCGCGGCGGCGCGGCGGTTGAAGGTGGACCAGACCACCGTGGGCCGGCGCCTGGCCGTGCTGGAGAAGGAGCTGGGAGCGCGCCTCTTCGACCGGACCCCCACGGGCCTGCGGCCCACGGCGGTGGCGCTGCGCATCCTGCCCGCCGCGGAGGCCGTGGAGGCGGAGGCGCTGCGGGTGGAGCGGCTCGCCAGCGGCGAGGACCTGCGCCCCTCCGGGCCGGTGACGGTCACCGCGACGGACTCGTTCCTGGTCCACAACGTGATGCCGTGGCTGGCGGGCTTCCAGGCGCGGCATCCTGAAATCGAGTTGCAGCTGCTCTCCGGCTACGAAGCCCTGTCGCTCGTGCGGCGCGAGGCGGACGTCGCCATCCGCCTGGTCCGGCCACAGGAGGCGTCGCTGCGGGCCCGGAAGGTGGCTGCCATTGGGGTCGTGCCCTTCGCGTCGAAGGCATACCTCGCCCGCCGGGGGCCGGTGCGCTGGGACGCCGGGCTCCAGGGGCACGCGGTGGTGGGCTACGCGCAGGACTCGCGGCGCTGGCCGGAGTCGAAGTGGCTGGACGTGCACGCGGCGAAGGCCACCGTCGCGGTGCGGCTCACGTCCATCCTGGGGCTGCTCCAGGCAGCGCGTGAAGGCCTGGGCGTGGCGCTCCTGCCGGCGTACTTCGGGCACCTGCACGCGGAGTTGGTCCCGCTGCGGGACGCGCTGCCGGAATTGGAGCGGACCGTGTGGCTGGTGTTCCACGAGGACCTGGCCCACAACGCGCGGGTGCGCGCGGTGGTGGACTTCCTGGCGGAGACCATCGGGGCGCAGGCGGAGGCGCTCGCGAGGCCTCCCTCCAGGCCCCGGAAGAAGCGCGCGCGGTGA
- a CDS encoding iron ABC transporter ATP-binding protein, whose amino-acid sequence MIQARNVTRRYGDTLVVDDVTLQLPEQGVTSIIGPNGAGKSTLLSMVSRLLPLSSGTVLVDGLDVAHTPGDALARRLAILRQDNAVTSRLTVRDLVTFGRYPHSRGRPTVEDRAFVEGALHHLGLEPIAHRFLDELSGGQRQRAFVAMVLCQDTHYVLLDEPLNSLDMKHAVSMMKELRRAADTLGRCVVLVLHDLNYASCYSDHVIAMRGGKVAFQGTPEELMRPDVLRGIYDLDIDIHLLDGKRIAVHYR is encoded by the coding sequence ATGATTCAAGCCCGGAACGTCACCCGCCGCTACGGCGACACCCTGGTGGTGGACGACGTCACGCTCCAGCTCCCGGAGCAGGGCGTGACGTCCATCATCGGGCCCAACGGCGCGGGCAAGTCCACCCTGCTGTCCATGGTGAGCCGCCTGCTGCCGCTGTCCTCCGGCACGGTCCTGGTGGACGGCCTGGACGTGGCGCACACGCCCGGCGACGCGCTGGCGCGCAGGCTGGCCATCCTGCGGCAGGACAACGCCGTCACCTCGCGGCTCACCGTGCGCGACCTGGTGACGTTCGGCCGCTACCCGCACTCCAGGGGCCGCCCGACGGTAGAGGACCGCGCCTTCGTGGAGGGAGCCCTCCACCACCTGGGCCTGGAGCCCATCGCCCACCGCTTCCTGGACGAGCTGTCCGGCGGCCAGCGCCAGCGCGCCTTCGTGGCGATGGTGCTGTGCCAGGACACGCACTACGTCCTCCTGGACGAGCCGCTCAACAGCCTGGACATGAAGCACGCCGTGTCCATGATGAAGGAACTGCGGCGCGCGGCGGACACGCTGGGCAGGTGCGTGGTGCTGGTGCTGCACGACCTCAACTACGCCTCCTGCTACTCCGACCACGTCATCGCCATGCGCGGCGGGAAGGTCGCCTTCCAGGGGACGCCGGAGGAGCTCATGCGCCCGGACGTGCTGCGGGGCATCTACGACCTGGACATCGACATCCACCTGCTCGATGGAAAGCGCATCGCCGTCCACTACCGCTGA
- a CDS encoding iron chelate uptake ABC transporter family permease subunit, giving the protein MSASALRLEGHERRLLLLGALAVLCVGVFMTVDAGGRWDFVLPFRARKVATVLLVGYAIAVSTVLFQTVTENRVLTPAIMGFDTLYVLLQTCLLFFLGSRTVASLDPRLLFAVEVAVMVLFSAVLHRWLFEGRGRSIHLLLLTGVVLGVLFRSLSTFLQRVIAPGEFAFLEDRFFASFNNPDPDLLAVSALMTVGASVLGLRLLHACDVLGLGRDVAISLGVDHRRTVSRLLAVVAVLVSVSTALVGPVTFFGLLVANLAHGLVRSHRHVHVLPAAVFLAVIGLLGGQLVLERVFSFGANLRVIIEFLGGLMFITLLMRGALR; this is encoded by the coding sequence GTGTCGGCTAGCGCGCTTCGCCTGGAGGGCCACGAGCGGCGGCTGCTCCTGCTGGGGGCCCTGGCCGTCCTCTGCGTGGGGGTGTTCATGACGGTGGACGCGGGCGGGCGGTGGGACTTCGTGCTGCCGTTTCGCGCGCGCAAGGTCGCGACGGTGCTGCTGGTGGGCTACGCCATCGCCGTCTCCACGGTGCTGTTCCAGACCGTGACGGAGAACCGCGTGCTGACGCCCGCCATCATGGGCTTCGACACGCTCTACGTGCTGCTGCAGACGTGCCTGCTCTTCTTCCTGGGCTCGCGCACGGTGGCGTCCCTGGACCCGCGGCTGCTGTTCGCGGTGGAGGTCGCCGTCATGGTGCTCTTCTCCGCCGTGCTGCACCGCTGGCTGTTCGAGGGCCGGGGGCGGAGCATCCACCTGCTGCTGCTCACGGGGGTGGTGCTGGGCGTGCTGTTCCGCAGCCTGTCCACCTTCCTCCAGCGCGTCATCGCGCCGGGCGAGTTCGCCTTCCTGGAGGACCGCTTCTTCGCCAGCTTCAACAACCCGGACCCGGACCTGCTCGCGGTCTCCGCGCTGATGACGGTGGGCGCGTCCGTCCTGGGCCTGCGCCTGCTGCACGCGTGCGACGTGCTGGGCCTGGGCCGCGACGTGGCCATCAGCCTGGGCGTGGACCACCGCCGCACGGTGTCGCGGCTGCTGGCGGTGGTGGCGGTGCTGGTGTCGGTGTCCACGGCGCTGGTGGGGCCCGTCACCTTCTTCGGCCTGCTGGTGGCGAACCTGGCGCACGGCCTGGTGCGCTCGCATCGGCACGTCCACGTGCTGCCGGCCGCCGTGTTCCTCGCGGTGATTGGCCTGCTGGGCGGTCAGCTCGTGCTGGAGCGCGTCTTCTCCTTTGGAGCCAACCTGCGCGTCATCATCGAGTTCCTGGGCGGCCTCATGTTCATCACCCTGCTCATGCGAGGCGCGCTGCGATGA
- a CDS encoding ABC transporter permease, whose protein sequence is MPTRSPDSPLLPEPAFALPGPRGPLPLLALAGLGVLVLAGTSLLIGVSRVSWDALLAPAEHPRALQVLVISRVPRTLALVLAGMSLGVAGLIMQMLARNRFVEPFTAGTAESASLGLLVVTLLAPGIPILARTAVAAGFSMAGTALFLLILRRIPLRSALVVPVVGLVLGAIFDAATTFFAYRFSLLQSLMAWTTGDFSSVLRGRYELLWGAFVLTVLAYVVADRFTVAGMGEAFTTNLGLSHPRIVALGLAIVAMVTAVVVATVGMIPFIGLVVPNVVSLIVGDNARRAIPWVAVLGAGFVLLCDVVGRVVRQPYEIPVGTVAGVVGSLVFLHLLFRRDSRVG, encoded by the coding sequence ATGCCTACGCGAAGCCCCGACAGCCCCCTGCTCCCTGAGCCGGCCTTCGCACTCCCCGGGCCCAGGGGCCCGCTGCCCCTGCTCGCCCTGGCCGGCCTGGGGGTGCTGGTGCTCGCGGGGACCAGCCTGTTGATTGGCGTGAGCCGCGTGTCGTGGGACGCGCTCCTGGCGCCCGCGGAGCACCCGCGCGCCTTGCAGGTGCTGGTCATCAGCCGCGTGCCGCGCACGCTGGCCCTGGTGCTGGCGGGCATGTCCCTGGGCGTGGCGGGCCTCATCATGCAGATGCTCGCGCGCAACCGCTTCGTGGAGCCCTTCACCGCGGGCACGGCGGAGTCCGCGAGCCTGGGCCTGCTGGTCGTCACCCTGCTCGCCCCCGGCATCCCCATCCTCGCGAGGACCGCCGTCGCCGCCGGCTTCTCCATGGCGGGCACGGCGCTGTTCCTGCTCATCCTCCGGCGCATCCCTCTGCGCTCGGCGCTCGTCGTGCCCGTCGTGGGGCTGGTGCTGGGCGCCATCTTCGACGCGGCGACGACGTTCTTCGCCTACCGCTTCTCCCTGCTGCAATCGCTGATGGCCTGGACCACGGGCGACTTCTCCAGCGTGCTGCGCGGCCGGTATGAGCTGCTCTGGGGCGCCTTCGTCCTGACGGTCCTCGCCTACGTCGTCGCGGACCGCTTCACCGTCGCCGGCATGGGCGAGGCCTTCACCACCAACCTGGGCTTGAGCCACCCGCGCATCGTGGCGCTGGGGCTGGCCATCGTCGCCATGGTCACCGCGGTGGTGGTGGCCACGGTGGGGATGATTCCCTTCATCGGGCTCGTGGTGCCCAACGTCGTCAGCCTCATCGTGGGAGACAACGCGCGCCGCGCCATCCCGTGGGTGGCGGTGCTGGGCGCGGGCTTCGTGCTCCTGTGCGACGTCGTCGGGCGGGTGGTGCGCCAGCCGTATGAGATTCCCGTGGGCACGGTGGCGGGCGTGGTGGGCAGCCTCGTCTTCCTCCACCTGCTCTTCCGGAGGGACAGCCGTGTCGGCTAG
- a CDS encoding siderophore ABC transporter substrate-binding protein, with product MSTSPRRFPLLIAALLGVVVLGLAFLGLRPSRAPTVEAAAPAASAPGAGRTITHAQGSTVVAPHPKQVLVFDLAALDTLDALGVEVRGVAGEYFPGPLAKYADAKKYPRFGTLFEPDYEAVHAARPDLIITGGRTSARYAKLAAMAPTIDQTTDDAHYLDTVVGNTERLATVFGKEDQARALIGGLRQSIEALKGTTSTRGKGLIVLTSGGRMSAYGPGSRFGVLHESFGIPPAAPSLKASLHGEAIGSEFILETNPDWLFVIDRDAAIGEGGGAQRLLDNELVRQTTAWKQGQVVYLDPADTYLIGGGIQSVRRLLEQISDAYAKPRQPPAP from the coding sequence GTGAGCACCTCTCCCCGGCGTTTCCCTCTCCTCATCGCGGCCCTCCTCGGGGTCGTGGTCCTCGGCCTGGCGTTCCTCGGCCTGCGCCCCTCACGCGCGCCCACCGTGGAAGCCGCGGCACCGGCGGCCTCCGCGCCGGGGGCGGGCCGGACCATCACGCACGCGCAGGGCAGCACCGTCGTGGCGCCCCACCCGAAGCAGGTCCTGGTGTTCGACCTCGCGGCGCTGGACACGCTGGACGCGCTGGGGGTGGAGGTGCGGGGCGTGGCGGGTGAGTACTTCCCCGGCCCGCTGGCGAAGTACGCGGACGCGAAGAAGTACCCGCGCTTCGGGACGCTCTTCGAGCCCGACTACGAGGCCGTCCACGCCGCGCGGCCCGACCTGATCATCACCGGCGGCCGGACCAGCGCCCGGTACGCGAAGCTCGCCGCCATGGCGCCCACCATCGACCAGACGACGGACGACGCGCACTACCTGGACACCGTGGTGGGCAACACCGAGCGGCTGGCGACCGTCTTCGGCAAGGAGGACCAGGCGCGCGCCCTGATTGGAGGGCTGCGCCAGTCCATCGAGGCGCTGAAGGGCACCACCTCCACCCGGGGCAAGGGGCTCATCGTCCTGACATCCGGCGGGCGGATGAGCGCCTACGGCCCGGGCTCGCGCTTCGGCGTGCTGCACGAGTCCTTCGGCATCCCGCCCGCGGCCCCGTCGCTCAAGGCGTCGCTGCACGGGGAGGCCATCGGCTCGGAGTTCATCCTGGAGACCAACCCGGACTGGCTGTTCGTCATCGACCGGGACGCGGCCATCGGCGAGGGCGGCGGCGCGCAGCGGCTGCTGGACAACGAGCTGGTGCGCCAGACGACGGCTTGGAAGCAGGGCCAGGTCGTGTACCTGGACCCCGCCGACACCTACCTCATCGGCGGCGGCATCCAGTCCGTGCGGCGCCTGCTGGAGCAGATCTCCGATGCCTACGCGAAGCCCCGACAGCCCCCTGCTCCCTGA